Part of the Gramella sp. Hel_I_59 genome, GCTTTCAGAGTTATGCGAAAAAACTGGTGCTGACGTGAATGAGGTCGCAAAGGCTGTTGGAATGGACTCGAGGATAGGTCCAAAATTTTTACAGTCGTCCGTTGGGTTCGGTGGTTCTTGCTTTCAGAAAGATATATTGAATCTGGTGTATATAGCTAAGTCTTACGGATTGAATGAAGTAGCAGATTACTGGGAACAGGTCATCATCATGAATGATCATCAGAAAAAAAGATTTGCAGCTAATATCGTGAAGACGCTGTTCAATACGGTTTCAGGTAAAAAGATTGGTATATTGGGGTGGGCTTTTAAGAAGGACACCAACGATACTAGAGAATCTGCTTCGATATATGTAGTAGACTATTTGCTTAATGAACGCGCAGAGGTTGTGGTTTATGATCCGCAAGTAAAAGCTGAACAAATTTATGCAGATCTTGATTATTTAAATTCAAGACCGGAAGATGAAAACAGAGCGCGCGTGACAATTGTTAATTCTCCTGAAGATGTCACTAAGCAGGCGCATGCATTAGCCGTACTTACTGAGTGGGATGAATTTAAAGATCTTGATTGGACAGCGATCTACAAGAATATGCTTAAACCAGCATTTTTATTTGATGGAAGAAGAATATTAGATCGTGTAGAAAAAGAGAATATCGGTTTCGATTACTATGCCATTGGGAGTTAATACTTAGTCCTAAATTGCCTAAATACCAGAATCATATAAGTTGAGAAAATTTCCCTAATTATATTTTAGGTGCTAACAATATAAATTTTAATGATATATTCTAATATGCAACACGTTCTTAATATATCTAAGCTATTATATCAATATATTGTATAAATAATTGACTTTATAGTGTTATGAAATTCTTGAGTTTAATCAAAGGTAGGATTCAAAAATCTGGTATTCTCTTATTAACATACTATACCATGATATCTTTTAAGAGAGCATTGACGTATAAAATTTATTATCTTTAAATTTTATGGAAAAGAACTATGAGATTGTTTCCTGGGATACAAACTTTTTCGGATTTAAGGTAGCTCGTTTGCAGGCAAATATAATTGAGAAGGACAATGGGTCTGAACAATTAAAAGATATGTACTCAAATGAGGTGAAATTAGCCTATTACGTAGGTAAATCGCCTTTAAATGAAAATATATTAAATAATGATTTTTTTAATATACATCTTGTAATAACCAGGGTTCCTATTGTGAAAGATCTATCGGCTATCGATTACAGCCATGATAAAATATTTTCATATCCTGTATCTTATCCGGATGAAGAACTTATTAAATTATCACAGTTAGCGGGAGCGCAGGGAAGGTTTGGAAAAGATCCTAATATTTCTGAACAAGAGTGCAACGACATCTTCAAAAATTGGATTATTAATTCAGTTAATAGAGAAATGGCCTCGGATGTGTTAGTTTACAAGGAGGACGGTAAAATAGTGGGTTTTTCCACTCTACAAGTAGGAAATGGAATTGGATATGCACCACTATTTGCGGTTGCTAGAGAATATGAAGGAAAAGGTATTTCTTTTGCATTAATGAAAGCTGCGGAGTCAGTTATGTTTGCAAAAGGAGTAACTAAAGTTTTAAGTGGTACCCAAAATCTAAATAAGAAAGCACTTGCTATTTATAAGAGATATGGATTCGAGATTAAGGAACCGGAATATGTTTATCATTTCTGGCGTAAATAATTAAGATTGCTTTCTATTTTTTGGAATGAGGTATGTGATAATACCTTTTAAGCTATTTACGATCGACAATGCTTTAAAGTATTAATAGAATTAAAAAAGGTGAATTAATAGAATGGATAAAAAAATTCTTGTAACAGGTGCAGCTGGTTTTATAGGTTTTCATCTCGTGAAGCAATTACTTGAAGAGGATTATCAAGTTGTAGGCATTGATAATCTAAATGATTATTATGACGTCAACCTGAAATTAGATAGATTAAAGGAACTTGGCATTTCAATCCAAAATGAATTGAAATACGATGAACGACTAGAAAGTACAAGTAATGAAAAATTTATTTTTATAAAGCAAAATCTTCAGGACCGAGAATCACTTCCAGCGCTCTTTAAGAAAGAAAATTTTGATATTGTTTGTAATTTAGCCGCTCAAGCTGGAGTACGTTATAGTCTTGAGAATCCAGATGCTTATATAGATAGCAATTTGACGGGCTTTGCAAATTTGCTAGAGTGTTGTCGCCACAATAAAGTTAGCAGGCTTATCTTTGCTAGTAGTTCCAGCGTCTACGGTAATAATGAAAAAATGCCTTTTTCGACCGAAGATAGAGTGGATACGCCAGTAAGCT contains:
- a CDS encoding GNAT family N-acetyltransferase, whose protein sequence is MEKNYEIVSWDTNFFGFKVARLQANIIEKDNGSEQLKDMYSNEVKLAYYVGKSPLNENILNNDFFNIHLVITRVPIVKDLSAIDYSHDKIFSYPVSYPDEELIKLSQLAGAQGRFGKDPNISEQECNDIFKNWIINSVNREMASDVLVYKEDGKIVGFSTLQVGNGIGYAPLFAVAREYEGKGISFALMKAAESVMFAKGVTKVLSGTQNLNKKALAIYKRYGFEIKEPEYVYHFWRK